A stretch of the Streptomyces ortus genome encodes the following:
- a CDS encoding nucleotide sugar dehydrogenase → MPADLAVIGLGQLGLPLARAAATTGIPTLGYECGDPAPLAAADLRRMLSTGFRRATNPAELGRVRTAVICAPTPRGADGTLDLGQVASAARTLAAHLRPHTTVILESPVYPGTTEEFLRPLLEEGSGLRAGRDFHLAYSPSRVDPGNRDHGPANTPKVIGGLTPACTESAAAFYGRLTDKVVRARGPREAETVQLLETNYRHVNIALVNEMAVLCHDLGVDLWDVIRCAETKPFGFQAFRPGPGVGGHAVPRDLAGPRTRALRMVELAQQVNDHMPRYVIQRAATLLNEHGKSARGARVLLLGVTYKADHADQQGSPAREIATRLMELGAAVSYHDPHVPSWSILDRPVPRVDSLYEAAADADLTILLQQHRTYDLQGLSVKAQLLLDTRGATPTGAAHRL, encoded by the coding sequence ATGCCCGCAGACCTCGCCGTCATCGGCCTCGGCCAGCTCGGCCTGCCCCTGGCCCGGGCCGCCGCCACCACCGGTATCCCCACCCTCGGCTACGAGTGCGGCGACCCGGCGCCCCTGGCCGCGGCCGACCTGCGCCGGATGCTGTCCACGGGATTCAGACGCGCCACGAACCCGGCCGAGCTGGGCCGCGTACGCACCGCCGTCATCTGCGCTCCGACCCCGCGCGGCGCGGACGGGACGCTCGACCTGGGACAGGTGGCCTCCGCCGCCCGCACCCTGGCCGCGCATCTGCGCCCGCACACCACGGTGATCCTGGAGTCCCCCGTGTACCCGGGGACGACCGAGGAATTCCTCCGGCCGCTCCTCGAAGAGGGCTCCGGACTCCGGGCCGGCCGCGACTTCCACCTCGCGTACTCACCCAGCCGGGTGGACCCGGGCAACCGCGACCACGGCCCCGCCAACACCCCGAAGGTCATCGGCGGGCTCACGCCGGCCTGCACCGAGTCCGCCGCCGCGTTCTACGGCCGGCTCACCGACAAGGTCGTACGCGCGCGTGGACCCCGCGAGGCGGAGACCGTGCAGCTCCTGGAGACCAACTACCGGCACGTCAACATCGCCCTGGTCAACGAGATGGCCGTCCTCTGCCACGACCTGGGCGTCGACCTGTGGGACGTCATCCGCTGCGCCGAGACCAAGCCGTTCGGCTTCCAGGCCTTCCGCCCCGGCCCCGGCGTGGGCGGCCACGCCGTCCCGCGCGACCTCGCGGGGCCGCGGACGCGCGCCCTGCGCATGGTCGAACTGGCCCAGCAGGTCAACGACCACATGCCCCGGTACGTCATCCAGCGCGCGGCCACGCTCCTCAACGAACACGGCAAGTCGGCCCGCGGCGCGCGCGTGCTGCTCCTCGGCGTCACCTACAAGGCCGACCACGCCGACCAGCAGGGCTCACCCGCCCGGGAGATCGCGACCCGCCTGATGGAACTGGGCGCGGCCGTCAGCTACCACGACCCGCACGTCCCTTCCTGGTCCATCCTCGACCGCCCGGTCCCCCGCGTGGACTCCCTGTACGAGGCGGCGGCCGACGCGGACCTCACGATCCTGCTCCAGCAGCACCGCACGTACGACCTGCAGGGCCTCTCGGTCAAGGCCCAACTGCTCCTGGACACCCGAGGAGCGACTCCGACGGGGGCGGCGCACCGGCTGTGA
- a CDS encoding glycerol-3-phosphate dehydrogenase/oxidase — protein sequence MRTATLGPAERAESLAAMAERELDVLVVGAGVVGAGTALDAVTRGLSTGLVEARDWASGTSSRSSKLIHGGLRYLEMLDFALVREALKERGLLLERLAPHLVKPVPFLYPLQHKGWERLYAGSGVALYDAMSMARGHGRGLPVHRHLTRRHALRVAPALKKDALTGALQYYDAQMDDARYVATLVRTSAAYGAKVANRARVTGFLREGERVVGAKVQDVEGGGEYEIRAKQIVNATGVWTDDTQAMVGERGQFHVRASKGVHLVVPKDRITSTSGLILRTEKSVLFVIPWGRHWIVGTTDTEWDLDKAHPAASSADIDYVLEHVNAVLAVPLTRDDVQGVYAGLRPLLAGESEATSKLSREHTVAHPAPGLVVVAGGKYTTYRVMAKDAVDEAVHGLDQRVAECVTEDIPLVGAEGYRALWNARARIAARTGLHVVRVEHLLNRYGSLAEEVLDLIAADQSLGDPLPAADDYLRAEIVYAASHEGARHLDDVLTRRTRISIETFDRGTRSAREAAELMAPVLGWDKDQIEREIEHYQKRVEAERESQRQPDDLTADAARLGAPDIVPL from the coding sequence GTGCGGACAGCGACACTGGGACCGGCGGAGCGCGCCGAGTCGCTCGCGGCGATGGCCGAGCGCGAACTGGACGTGCTCGTCGTAGGAGCGGGCGTGGTGGGCGCGGGCACCGCGTTGGACGCCGTGACCCGCGGCCTGTCCACCGGACTGGTCGAGGCGCGTGACTGGGCGTCGGGCACATCGAGCCGGTCGAGCAAGCTGATCCATGGCGGCCTGCGCTATCTGGAGATGCTCGACTTCGCGCTCGTACGGGAAGCGCTGAAGGAGCGCGGGCTGCTCCTGGAGCGGCTCGCACCGCATCTCGTGAAACCGGTGCCGTTCCTGTACCCCCTGCAGCACAAGGGCTGGGAGCGGCTGTACGCCGGATCGGGCGTCGCGCTCTACGACGCGATGTCGATGGCGCGCGGCCACGGCCGCGGACTGCCCGTGCACCGGCACCTCACGCGGCGGCACGCCCTGCGCGTCGCCCCCGCACTGAAGAAGGACGCCCTGACCGGGGCGCTGCAGTACTACGACGCGCAGATGGACGACGCCCGCTATGTGGCGACCTTGGTGCGCACCTCGGCCGCGTACGGGGCGAAGGTCGCCAACCGCGCCCGCGTCACCGGCTTCCTCCGCGAGGGCGAACGGGTCGTCGGCGCCAAGGTGCAGGACGTCGAGGGCGGCGGGGAGTACGAGATCCGCGCCAAGCAGATCGTGAACGCCACCGGCGTGTGGACGGACGACACCCAGGCGATGGTCGGGGAGCGGGGCCAGTTCCACGTGCGGGCCTCCAAGGGCGTCCATCTGGTCGTACCGAAGGACCGGATCACCTCGACGAGCGGGCTGATCCTGCGCACCGAGAAGTCCGTGCTGTTCGTGATCCCCTGGGGACGGCACTGGATCGTGGGCACGACGGACACCGAGTGGGACCTGGACAAGGCGCATCCGGCGGCGTCCAGCGCCGACATCGACTACGTGCTGGAGCATGTGAACGCGGTACTGGCGGTCCCGCTGACACGTGACGACGTACAGGGGGTGTACGCGGGGCTGCGGCCGTTGCTCGCCGGCGAGTCGGAGGCCACGAGCAAGCTGTCGCGCGAGCACACCGTGGCGCATCCGGCGCCCGGACTCGTGGTCGTGGCGGGCGGCAAGTACACCACCTACCGGGTGATGGCCAAGGACGCCGTGGACGAGGCGGTGCACGGCCTCGACCAGCGGGTGGCGGAATGCGTCACCGAGGACATCCCGCTGGTCGGCGCCGAGGGCTACCGGGCCCTGTGGAACGCGCGAGCGCGGATCGCCGCGCGGACCGGCCTGCACGTGGTGCGCGTGGAGCACCTGCTGAACCGCTACGGGTCGCTCGCCGAGGAGGTCCTCGACCTCATCGCCGCGGACCAGTCGCTCGGCGATCCGCTGCCGGCGGCCGACGACTACCTGCGCGCCGAGATCGTCTATGCCGCCTCGCACGAGGGGGCGCGGCATCTGGACGACGTGCTGACGCGGCGTACGCGCATCTCGATCGAGACGTTCGACCGGGGCACGCGCAGCGCACGGGAGGCCGCCGAGCTGATGGCGCCGGTGCTCGGCTGGGACAAGGACCAGATCGAGCGCGAGATCGAGCACTACCAGAAGCGGGTGGAGGCGGAGCGGGAGTCGCAGCGCCAGCCGGACGACCTGACGGCCGACGCGGCCCGGCTGGGGGCGCCGGACATCGTGCCGCTGTAA